A window from Solanum stenotomum isolate F172 chromosome 7, ASM1918654v1, whole genome shotgun sequence encodes these proteins:
- the LOC125870540 gene encoding uncharacterized protein LOC125870540 translates to MAKLLTFVLLVVALFFVETMIPSVESKTCYQIHPEILCEQGKVEPKCLPFCKQKFGPKGGGQCIDQIGFEGPFCACDYPC, encoded by the exons ATGGCAAAGCTTTTGACTTTTGTCCTTCTCGTCGTTGCTCTATTTTTtg TTGAAACAATGATCCCATCAGTTGAATCAAAAACTTGCTACCAAATACATCCAGAAATATTGTGTGAGCAAGGCAAAGTTGAGCCAAAATGTTTACCATTTTGCAAGCAAAAATTTGGACCAAAAGGTGGTGGTCAATGCATTGATCAAATTGGGTTTGAAGGTCCATTTTGTGCTTGTGATTATCCTTGCTAG
- the LOC125869602 gene encoding probable F-box protein At3g22720, whose translation MANSNNFPIDITINILLNIPRKSLVRLKSVCKSWRSLIEDHQFTKHHYYLNQIIKGFKTERDHSIDDTIIDPPSVISHQLALKFINSNINGVFLLVVPLPDKIVFWNPENLSESASISRVPNTTSFSLGEWIYFAKFSLPFKAKPCWNKLDYLEVCSMKKKEESKNSSWKKMLKIEEPGPVFLKKGNTKDFLFFRSDKNGFVVIYDSKTRELNEFADEIIKSKRKLKEFGIAGTQVSLFIDRTYAEALISSNDDTLY comes from the coding sequence ATGGCTAATTCCAATAACTTCCCTATTGATATCACGATTAATATACTCCTAAATATTCCAAGGAAATCACTTGTAAGGCTCAAATCCGTTTGCAAATCATGGCGTTCTCTAATTGAAGATCATCAATTCACCAAGCACCATTATTACCTGAACCAAATCATAAAGGGCTTCAAAACAGAACGAGACCACTCGATTGACGACACGATTATTGATCCTCCTTCCGTAATCAGTCATCAATTGGCCctaaaatttatcaattctAACATCAATGGAGTTTTTCTTCTAGTTGTACCATTGCCTGACAAAATCGTTTTCTGGAACCCGGAGAACCTCAGTGAATCAGCATCAATCTCCCGGGTCCCAAATACGACATCGTTTTCTCTAGGAGAATGGATTTATTTTGCTAAATTTTCGTTACCTTTTAAAGCTAAACCTTGTTGGAATAAGCTGGACTATCTGGAAGTTTGTAgtatgaagaagaaggaagaatcCAAGAATAGCTCGtggaaaaaaatgttaaaaattgaAGAACCAGGTCCTGTGTTCCTTAAAAAGGGTAATACTaaagattttttgtttttcaggAGCGATAAAAATGGATTTGTGGTGATTTATGATTCGAAGACTCGAGAGTTGAATGAATTTGCTGAtgaaataatcaaatcaaaacgaAAGTTGAAAGAATTCGGAATTGCTGGGACTCAAGTTTCACTTTTCATTGATCGAACATATGCAGAGGCATTAATTTCTTCTAATGATGATACTCTGTATTAg
- the LOC125870526 gene encoding non-specific lipid transfer protein GPI-anchored 16-like: protein MENLKVSISVHDIILLTLVLSFSTFKVVNCQINTACTSSIISTLRPCLNYITGSSGNGSSPTEDCCNSLKSSMSDNIDCVCLIVTGNVPVSIPFIRTLALSLPQACNSGVPVQCSASGVPLPSPGPALFAPPPAPVAPPPHHHHHVPAHPPRHQRAAAFPPSLAPHGSRVGKASAEPTPEVDPPSVEDDEPTIEKPTTTTAASPPKPSLLPKTTLQKPNNTSASSYISSFSSLFMLMLVALITLFVEKS, encoded by the exons ATGGAAAATTTGAAAGTTTCTATATCAGTACATGACATtattttgctaactcttgtacTAAGTTTTTCAACTTTCAAAGTTGTAAATTGTCAAATAAACACAGCATGTACAAGTTCAATAATTAGTACTTTAAGACCTTGTTTAAATTACATTACTGGAAGCAGTGGCAATGGCTCTTCACCAACTGAAGATTGCTGCAATTCACTTAAGTCATCAATGAGTGATAACATTGATTGTGTATGTCTTATTGTTACTGGGAATGTTCCTGTCTCGATACCGTTTATTCGTACTCTGGCACTTTCACTTCCTCAAGCCTGTAATAGTGGTGTGCCTGTACAGTGCAGTG CTTCAGGAGTTCCTCTTCCATCTCCAG GTCCAGCTTTGTTCGCACCACCACCTGCTCCTGTTGCTCCTCCTCCTCACCATCACCATCACGTTCCTGCTCATCCTCCTCGCCACCAACGTGCTGCTGCTTTTCCTCCTTCTCTTGCTCCTCATGGTTCACGAG TTGGTAAAGCATCAGCAGAACCAACACCAGAAGTTGATCCACCATCCGTAGAAGATGATGAACCAACTATTGAAAAACCGACGACGACGACGGCGGCATCTCCACCAAAACCTTCATTACTACCAAAGACGACGCTTCAAAAACCCAACAACACTTCAGCATCTTCCTATATTTCTTCGTTCTCGTCCCTTTTTATGCTAATGCTTGTTGCACTTATAACTTTATTTGTTGAGAAATCATGA